One window of the Lynx canadensis isolate LIC74 chromosome D3, mLynCan4.pri.v2, whole genome shotgun sequence genome contains the following:
- the ARVCF gene encoding armadillo repeat protein deleted in velo-cardio-facial syndrome isoform X2 — MEDCNVHSAASILASVKEQEARFERLTRALEQERRHVALQLERAQQPGVGSGGVGSGQPLPMAWQQLVLQEQSPGSQASLATMPEAPEVLEETVTVEEDPGTPTSHVSIVTSEDGTTRRTETKVTKTVKTVTTRTVRQVPVGPDGLPLLDGGPPLGPFADGPLDRHFLLRGGGPAATLSRAYLSSGGSFTDGTEPRDVPSYGSLSRGLGVRPPRGPLGPGPVDGCFTLPGRREAFPAGPEPVPPAGRSQPERFQAEPYGLEDDTRSLAADDEGGPELEPDYGTATRRRPECGRGFRTRAYEDVADDGGELMEERPPFPAATAPLAQPERGSLGSLDRVVRRSPSVDSARKEPRWRDPELPEVLAMLRHPVDPVKANAAAYLQHLCFENEGIKRRVRQLRGLPLLVALLDHPRAEVRRRACGALRNLSYGRDTDNKAAIRDCGGVPALVRLLRAARDNEVRELVTGTLWNLSSYEPLKMVIIDHGLQTLTHEVIVPHSGWEREPNEDSKPRDAEWTTVFKNTSGCLRNVSSDGAEARRRLRECEGLVDALLHALQSAVGRKDTDNKSVENCVCIMRNLSYHVHKEVPGADRYQEAEPGPPGGTAGSQRRKRDDAGCFGGKKAKGKKDGEMDRNFDTLDLPKRTEAAKGFELLYQPEVVRLYLSLLTESRNFNTLEAAAGALQNLSAGNWMWATYIRATVRKERGLPVLVELLQSETDKVVRAVAIALRNLSLDRRNKDLIGSYAMAELVRNVRNAQAPARPGAHLEEDTVVAVLNTIHEIVSDSLDNARSLLQARGIPALVALGATSQSVREAKAASHVLQTVWSYKELRGALQKDGWTKARFQSATATAKGPKGAPSPGGFDDSTLPLVDRSLDGEKPGSRDVIPMEALGPDGYSTVDRRERRARGSDPAGEASEKEPLKPDPSRKAPPGPSRPAVRLVDAVGDAKPQPVDSWV, encoded by the exons ATGGAGGACTGCAACGTGCACTCAGCTGCCAGCATCCTGGCCTCAGTGAAGGAGCAGGAGGCCCGCTTTGAGAGACTGACGCGAGCTCTGGAGCAGGAGAGGCGCCATGTTGCCTTGCAGCTGGAGCGCGCCCAGCAGCCTGGTGTGGGCAGTGGTGGTGTGGGCAGTGGGCAGCCCCTGCCGATGGCTTGGCAACAGCTGGTCCTGCAG GAACAGAGCCCGGGCAGCCAGGCCTCGCTGGCCACAATGCCAGAGGCGCCCGAGGTGCTGGAGGAGACTGTGACAGTAGAGGAGGACCCTGGTACACCTACTTCTCACGTGTCCATTGTCACATCAGAAGATGGTACTACCCGGCGCACTGAGACCAAG GTCACCAAGACGGTCAAGACGGTGACCACGAGAACAGTGCGCCAAGTGCCTGTAGGCCCAGATGGCCTCCCCCTGCTGGACGGCGGCCCCCCGCTAGGCCCCTTCGCAGATGGCCCCCTGGACCGACACTTCCTGCTACGTGGGGGTGGCCCAGCAGCCACGCTTTCCCGTGCCTACCTCAGCAGTGGGGGCAGCTTTACCGACGGCACTGAGCCCCGTGATGTCCCCAGCTACGGCAGTCTATCCCGTGGGCTGGGTGTGCGGCCCCCACGTGGCCCCCTTGGCCCAGGCCCTGTGGATGGTTGCTTCACACTGCCTGGCCGACGTGAGGCCTTCCCTGCAGGCCCTGAGCCTGTGCCGCCAGCCGGCCGCTCCCAGCCCGAGCGCTTTCAGGCGGAACCATATGGTTTGGAGGATGACACACGCAGCCTGGCTGCCGATGACGAGGGTGGCCCGGAGCTGGAGCCTGACTATGGCACTGCCACTAGGAGGAGGCCTGAGTGTGGGCGTGGCTTTCGCACCAG GGCCTATGAGGATGTGGCAGATGATGGCGGTGAGCTGATGGAGGAGCGGCCCCCGTTTCCAGCTGCGACAGCACCCCTGGCCCAGCCAGAACGGGGCAGCCTGGGTAGCCTGGACCGGGTGGTACGGCGGTCGCCCTCAGTGGACAGCGCCCGTAAGGAGCCACGCTGGCGGGACCCTGAGCTGCCAGAGGTACTGGCCATGCTGCGGCACCCCGTGGATCCCGTGAAAGCCAACGCGGCTGCCTATCTGCAACACCTGTGCTTTGAGAACGAGGGCATCAAGCGACGTGTGCGGCAGCTGCGGGGCCTGCCTCTGCTCGTCGCTCTGCTGGACCACCCAAGGGCAGAGGTGCGGCGGCGGGCCTGTGGAGCACTGCGAAACCTTTCCTATGGCCGAGATACAGACAACAAGGCTGCCATCCGTGACTGTGGCGGTGTGCCTGCCCTGGTGCGCCTACTGCGGGCTGCCCGGGACAATGAGGTTCGAGAGCTCGTCACAG GTACACTCTGGAACCTGTCATCCTATGAGCCCCTGAAGATGGTCATCATTGATCACGGCCTGCAGACACTAACCCATGAGGTCATTGTGCCCCACTCGGGCTGGGAACGTGAGCCCAACGAGGATTCCAAGCCAAGGGATGCCGAGTGGACAACAGTCTTCAAGAACACATCAGGCTGCTTGAg GAACGTGAGTTCGGATGGTGCAGAGGCCCGGCGCCGCCTCCGGGAATGTGAAGGGCTGGTAGACGCCCTGCTGCACGCCTTGCAGTCAGCTGTGGGCAGGAAGGACACGGACAACAAG TCGGTGGAGAACTGTGTGTGTATCATGCGGAACCTGTCCTACCATGTGCACAAGGAGGTGCCTGGGGCCGACAGGTACCAGGAGGCTGAGCCTGGGCCCCCAGGCGGTACTGCAGGCTCCCAGCGCCGGAAGCGGGATGACGCTGGCTGTTTCGGTGGCAAGAAGGCCAAAG GGAAGAAGGATGGTGAGATGGACCGGAACTTTGACACGCTAGACCTACCCAAGCGAACTGAGGCTGCCAAAG GCTTTGAGCTGCTGTATCAGCCCGAGGTGGTAcgtctctacctctccctcctcACGGAGAGCCGGAACTTTAACACCCTGGAGGCTGCCGCTGGCGCCCTGCAGAACCTCAGCGCTGGCAACTGGATG TGGGCCACGTACATCCGCGCCACGGTGCGCAAGGAGCGTGGGCTTCCGGTGCTCGTGGAGCTGCTGCAGTCCGAGACTGACAAGGTGGTGCGCGCTGTTGCCATTGCCCTGCGCAACCTCTCGCTGGACCGGCGCAACAAGGACCTCATTG GGAGCTATGCCATGGCGGAGCTGGTGCGGAACGTGCGCAATGCACAGGCTCCGGCGCGACCTGGTGCCCACCTGGAGGAGGACACGGTGGTGGCTGTGCTCAACACCATCCACGAGATCGTGTCCGACAGCCTGGACAACGCACGCTCACTACTACAGGCCCGAGGCATTCCAGCGCTGGTGGCACTTGGCGCTACCAG CCAATCAGTACGTGAGGCGAAGGCCGCATCCCACGTGCTACAGACTGTATGGAGCTACAAGGAGCTGCGTGGTGCCCTACAGAAAGATGGCTGGACCAAGGCGCGCTTCCAG TCAGCCACTGCTACTGCCAAGGGTCCCAAAGGAGCACCAAGTCCTGGAGGCTTTGATGACAGCACGCTGCCACTGGTGGACAGGAGCCTTG ATGGTGAGAAACCGGGCAGCCGGGACGTGATCCCCATGGAGGCACTTGGCCCAG ATGGATACTCTACTGTGGACCGGAGGGAGCGGAGGGCTCGAGGCAGTGACCCTGCGGGGGAGGCCTCTGAGAAGGAACCGTTGAAA CCCGACCCCAGCAGGAAGGCTCCGCCTGGGCCCAGCAGGCCTGCGGTCAGGCTGGTGGACGCCGTGGGGGACGCTAAGCCTCAGCCCGTTGACTCCTGGGTCTAG